In the genome of Fructilactobacillus hinvesii, the window TGTTAAATTCAACGTCTTGAATGCCCCCGTACTTGGCAATGCTTGGATGTGCCTGAAAAGCGGTCTTCATGACGTCTTGTTTATGATTCGTAAACCAGTCTTGGATGGCCAGGACGTTGTCAGTCTTGATAATCACTTCCCCAGTTAACACCCGACTCTCAGCGTGGGCGGTCACACCTCCGCCTCGTTTCAACATGCCGGCTCCGTTGCTCGCTGCGGCAATCACGGATGGTTCTTCGACCACCATTGGGACTAGGTATTCTTTCCCGTTGACCACCAGATTCGTGGCAATTCCTTCTGGTAAACCATAGTCGGTTAAATAGTTTTCAATTAAATCCCCGCTGATTGGGTTGTAATGCTGATTAATCACATTCAGAGCTGTTTCATCCAGTGGGACTACTTCTTTTAGGACTGCCAGACGGTCAGCGTAGGATTTACGGTGAAAACCGTGCATCTTTTCCATCGCTAACTCCTCCTTTCTTACTGTCATTGTTTTCGTTGTTCTAAGTATTCGTTAATCACCCCTTCGCGGACCCCACCGTCTGAAAAAATCACCCGTTTGGAGTCAATAAAATCCATCACGGCGGTTAGATTAGTGAGTCCTCCGATAATGACATCCGCTCGGTCGCTCTCTAATCCGTTAATCAATTGGCGTTCGGCGAGATTTTTGGCCAAAAGTTCCTGCATAGTCCGTTCCACCTGCTTGCGGGTCAACTGATAGTTTTGAATCTCATCCACCTTACGAAAGTGTTGCCGACGGCGATTAATCCGCGCTAACGTCCGAGCTGCCCCACCAATTAACACAATTGGGTAATGAGCGGGATGTCCCAACCAGCCAATCTTGCTAAACTGCTCAATGATATGCTGTTGGGCAACAAAGAAATTGGCGGCACTGACCCGATCCTGTAGCTGAAACCGTTCCGTCATTTTGACGGCACCAGTAGGCAAACTCACGTAGTTAATCGCCTTTCGGTTGCGCACGTGG includes:
- a CDS encoding exopolyphosphatase; the protein is MENFVIIDIGSNSVRMAIYAIDAAGNYHEMKRMKNDARLSEGMGKNNILQFSAMKRTIAALHHFQAEYEQLPHVVVRAIATAAVRQAQNQADFLRSIKDELGITVRVLTGNQEAYFDYEGVVDRINAHDFVLMDIGGASVEIVHVRNRKAINYVSLPTGAVKMTERFQLQDRVSAANFFVAQQHIIEQFSKIGWLGHPAHYPIVLIGGAARTLARINRRRQHFRKVDEIQNYQLTRKQVERTMQELLAKNLAERQLINGLESDRADVIIGGLTNLTAVMDFIDSKRVIFSDGGVREGVINEYLEQRKQ